The Neodiprion lecontei isolate iyNeoLeco1 chromosome 6, iyNeoLeco1.1, whole genome shotgun sequence sequence CTGGCTTTCGATGAGTAGAACAATCTTGACAAACCCCGCGGCCACAATCCCTGCAGTGATGTAAAGGCACTGTGTCTGAAAAATTTACCGCACAGACACAGCAGTTTGTTACTTCCGAGTCAGGTACCCAGTAGCTTGGCCTCACTGTATCCTTGATCAGTGCTGAATAAACGAGAATATTTTGTTGTCACACAAGATGTTCATTGGTTGTCATTATAAACTTTATAAATGCAACATTGTATTCGTAACATTCAGGATACTGCATTTGAAGTCGAGTAATCATATTCTTTCGATATCACTAACatcggatgaaatttttctgtatgATAGGTTGTCTAACGTCAATGGCATATTTCATTCTCTGATATTTCCTAGTTTTCTCAGCACTAATATTGCTTTCTTCCAGGGTACATTTCAACTACCTTTACCGAATATACTCACTTTTCTCGTATGCAAATTCATTGAATTATACGCATAATATCTTCGATCTAAGTCAAAATAGTAGTGACtttacgaatttcattcaagttTACCTAATCACGGTTACTTAACATTTTAATGAAGATTCGTCATTCCTACTGGAAGAAAATAGATGatgatatatgtatttacGTGAAAGAAAGTCACCCCTAGCCATTCATTCAATTCAGCAGGTGTCTTGAACAGTGAAATTTAATCAAGAGGAAATCGAGAAAATTCTAGAACTGCCCGAATTTTCTGGAATTTCCCTGATTTTTCCGGGCTGTATCTAAATCCAACGCTAGATGCCTCGTATGATAGACACGTCTATCCATAATCAAATAAATACCCAATGGCAGGTAACAAAATATGTTACTGAGAAATCAGAATGAACGGATGAAGGATAAAGTACTTACACTTTGAGTAACTCAAGACAGTTCCAACCACGTTCAATGTCGAAACGACATGCTCGGTAACTTTCCTTGCGCTAACATCTTCGGAACTTTCAGTCAAATCTTCATTCGAATTATCGTCCTTGTCGAAACATATATCACAAACTCTAACTGGCGTGTACCAATTTCTCAGTGGCACTGGTTTTGTTTTTGATGAGCAGGTGGCACAAAACCCTTCACCACAAGCTCGGCAATGGTGCTTTGTATCTGTTGGGCCAAATAGAGCTTTGCACTTATGACAGTGTTTAATTTCGTTGTTGGCCCGCCAGTATGTAGGAGCAACTTGATCGGCAACCCAGGACGTCAATAGTTTTGTCGGTTGAATTGATGCATTGGTTACAGCTTCAGTTATATACGAAACACCGTCAATAACTCTTTGAGCAGTATTCTGAGATGCCAGTGAAGCATTAGCCTGAAATGAAATGGACGGAGGGTAAGGTATGTTTCTTAACGAATATCAGTGATTAAGAACAACTTTTCCAAATGACATACCGTAGTCCAAACATGTGTTATTTCTGTTCTAACAGCTGCATCCTcaggatttttatttccgtacCAAAACTGTCGACTTCTATATATCTCACCACAGTGTGGACATTCTATCACGTATCCAGACCACGCATACTTGGCGAATCCATACCAGCTTGCATCACTCTGGGTTAGCGTACGACTAGTGACAACGACTTCACTTCCGTTGCCATGACACTTTTTACAAATGTAGACCAAGTTTTCATACTGATGCTGGTAACGACATCTGCAATACattatattgttaattattttgcatATTCAGAATTCATTTGCAATCAGGTCAAAATTAATCAGTATTcattgttgttttttgttcCATTTTGAAGAGTCCAGCATTCAAAAATATTAGCTAGTACTTCTATAGGAACCTATCTAAATTGAGATTATTCATTATGAATTTGATATGATCAGTAATAACGGAAGTATTTCAACCTGGAATCACTAGCATGGGGTTTGCCTTCACGCAGGTGTCCCATACTGTTGATGCATCTACAATCACAGCTCAAGCACTTGACAGTGCAAGTAAAGTACTGGTCAGGAAATAGGATGTTTgacaagttttcaatttcaccagaaaatttatcattgaGTATTTTAAGAGTGCCATAGACCAGGTGAGGCCTCCTAGCAGAACGAACAGTCGTATTATCCAGCTCATTTTTAATGGCCCTCCTCAAGGGTTGATAATCTGTTGGCGGATTTGGCGTTTCGACACCAACATACTTTATTGAGCTAAACGCTTCGATTTCCAACCGCATCTGATCAAAACGTGCTCTTAAAATATCCTCTGCACTTTCTGTTGCATCTGTAATATTTAAGAAGTTATGTTTGCAAATTGGTTTACTTCTTGCTTTATGATTAATGGTTTTACTTACTACTAGACAATGTTCTGGTATGCCGAGTCTCATGAAACACTATGATACTTGGCCCAAGTGCA is a genomic window containing:
- the LOC107217009 gene encoding zinc finger FYVE domain-containing protein 1 isoform X1; this translates as MTTLGCHNVEDLMRQSCKIKPTSSAIMESLDSLPSNDRDNQKPSGGSTPWHDSTIHKKSPVQPLNESHSFLLIDGREHLKVSSTEQFIENLKCGGKNVKLKVVSIFGNTGDGKSHTLNQVFFGGQEVFRTSNEQSSCTLGVWAAFDPTLKVICLDTEGLLGITAHENQRMRLLLKVLAVSDIVVYRTRSERLNRDLFTFIGAASRAYSHHFQNALQAVGQREGMNGSLSALGPSIIVFHETRHTRTLSSNATESAEDILRARFDQMRLEIEAFSSIKYVGVETPNPPTDYQPLRRAIKNELDNTTVRSARRPHLVYGTLKILNDKFSGEIENLSNILFPDQYFTCTVKCLSCDCRCINSMGHLREGKPHASDSRCRYQHQYENLVYICKKCHGNGSEVVVTSRTLTQSDASWYGFAKYAWSGYVIECPHCGEIYRSRQFWYGNKNPEDAAVRTEITHVWTTANASLASQNTAQRVIDGVSYITEAVTNASIQPTKLLTSWVADQVAPTYWRANNEIKHCHKCKALFGPTDTKHHCRACGEGFCATCSSKTKPVPLRNWYTPVRVCDICFDKDDNSNEDLTESSEDVSARKVTEHVVSTLNVVGTVLSYSKSLIKDTVRPSYWVPDSEVTNCCVCAVNFSDTVPLHHCRDCGRGVCQDCSTHRKPVTRRGWDKSVRVCDLCIKID
- the LOC107217009 gene encoding zinc finger FYVE domain-containing protein 1 isoform X2 encodes the protein MTTLGCHNVEDLMRQSCKIKPTSSAIMESLDSLPSNDRDNQKPSGGSTPWHDSTIHKKSPVQPLNESHSFLLIDGREHLKVSSTEQFIENLKCGGKNVKLKVVSIFGNTGDGKSHTLNQVFFGGQEVFRTSNEQSSCTLGVWAAFDPTLKVICLDTEGLLGITAHENQRMRLLLKVLAVSDIVVYRTRSERLNRDLFTFIGAASRAYSHHFQNALQAVGQREDATESAEDILRARFDQMRLEIEAFSSIKYVGVETPNPPTDYQPLRRAIKNELDNTTVRSARRPHLVYGTLKILNDKFSGEIENLSNILFPDQYFTCTVKCLSCDCRCINSMGHLREGKPHASDSRCRYQHQYENLVYICKKCHGNGSEVVVTSRTLTQSDASWYGFAKYAWSGYVIECPHCGEIYRSRQFWYGNKNPEDAAVRTEITHVWTTANASLASQNTAQRVIDGVSYITEAVTNASIQPTKLLTSWVADQVAPTYWRANNEIKHCHKCKALFGPTDTKHHCRACGEGFCATCSSKTKPVPLRNWYTPVRVCDICFDKDDNSNEDLTESSEDVSARKVTEHVVSTLNVVGTVLSYSKSLIKDTVRPSYWVPDSEVTNCCVCAVNFSDTVPLHHCRDCGRGVCQDCSTHRKPVTRRGWDKSVRVCDLCIKID